A window of the Brockia lithotrophica genome harbors these coding sequences:
- a CDS encoding Aminopeptidase S (Leu, Val, Phe, Tyr preference), with the protein MAPNEELLRAYARLAVRKGVNLQSGQVLVLNAPVEARDFVSYLVEEAYRSGARYVLVNYGDDRVTRLRYLLADDEALDYFPRWVGEGYAQMAREGAAFLSIYAPDPDLLADIPAPRVARGDKARREAFRGYYAYTMSDRARWSLISVPTPAWARKVFPDLSEGEAVEVLWDAVLGISRVRPGDPLENWDVHRRNLERRVAYLNAKRYRKLHFRGEGTDLLVGLPEGHIWHGGGATDHGGIPFQPNIPTEEVYTMPHRLEVEGYVRNTKPLNVHGTLVDGFTLWFEGGRVVRFTAERGEETLRHLLDTDEGARHLGEVALVPVDSPVAQSGLLFYNTLYDENASCHLALGQAYPTTLQGGPDLSEDELRARGANRSLIHEDFMIGSPTLDVDGILPDGTREPLLRRGLWAFEV; encoded by the coding sequence GTGGCACCTAACGAAGAACTGCTGCGGGCCTACGCACGCCTCGCGGTGCGCAAAGGAGTGAACCTTCAGTCCGGGCAAGTCCTCGTGCTCAATGCCCCGGTGGAGGCGCGGGACTTCGTTTCGTACCTCGTAGAAGAGGCATACCGCTCCGGTGCCCGGTACGTGCTCGTGAACTACGGCGACGACCGCGTGACGCGTCTTCGCTACCTTCTCGCCGACGACGAGGCGCTGGACTACTTTCCCCGGTGGGTGGGGGAGGGCTACGCCCAGATGGCGCGCGAGGGCGCGGCCTTTCTCTCGATTTACGCCCCGGACCCGGACCTCCTCGCGGACATCCCCGCCCCCCGCGTCGCCCGAGGAGACAAGGCGCGGCGCGAAGCCTTCCGCGGCTATTACGCGTACACGATGAGCGATCGGGCGCGGTGGTCGCTCATTTCCGTCCCGACGCCCGCCTGGGCGAGGAAGGTCTTCCCCGATCTTTCGGAAGGAGAGGCCGTCGAGGTGCTCTGGGACGCTGTCCTCGGGATCTCTCGCGTTCGACCCGGAGATCCGCTGGAAAACTGGGACGTCCACCGCCGCAACCTCGAACGGCGGGTTGCCTACCTGAACGCGAAGCGCTACCGCAAGCTTCACTTCCGCGGCGAGGGGACCGACCTCCTCGTAGGCCTTCCCGAAGGTCACATCTGGCACGGCGGCGGGGCGACGGACCACGGGGGAATCCCCTTTCAGCCGAATATCCCCACGGAAGAAGTGTACACGATGCCGCATCGGCTCGAGGTAGAGGGGTACGTGCGGAACACGAAGCCGCTAAACGTTCACGGGACGCTCGTGGACGGCTTCACCCTGTGGTTTGAGGGAGGGCGCGTCGTCCGCTTTACGGCAGAGCGCGGGGAAGAGACCTTACGCCACCTTTTGGATACCGACGAGGGGGCGCGGCACTTGGGCGAAGTGGCCCTCGTGCCCGTGGACTCTCCCGTGGCCCAGAGTGGGCTCCTCTTCTACAACACGTTGTACGACGAAAACGCCTCCTGCCATCTCGCCCTCGGCCAGGCTTACCCGACGACCCTCCAAGGAGGGCCGGACCTTTCCGAAGACGAGCTCCGTGCGCGAGGCGCCAACCGAAGCCTCATCCACGAGGACTTCATGATCGGGAGCCCCACGCTCGACGTCGACGGAATCCTTCCCGACGGAACGCGGGAACCGCTCCTCCGCCGAGGTCTCTGGGCCTTCGAGGTTTGA
- a CDS encoding Toprim domain protein: MCRMQKVIIVEGKTDQRRLEEVLAEPVTFLLTHGTLGEEELLRRLLPYEREDVYIFVDADEPGNRLRRLLGRWFPRAKHLYTRKIYREIAHTPLAYLARVLDEAHFAVREEWLLAWEREVNGKERGRRRRRSRNRNLDEEERSEGRGT, from the coding sequence GTGTGCCGCATGCAGAAGGTGATCATCGTCGAAGGAAAGACGGATCAGCGGCGGCTCGAGGAAGTCCTTGCGGAGCCGGTGACCTTTCTCCTCACGCACGGCACCCTAGGGGAAGAGGAGCTTCTTCGGCGTCTCCTTCCGTACGAGCGAGAAGACGTGTATATTTTTGTCGACGCCGACGAACCGGGCAACCGCCTTCGCCGTCTCCTCGGACGGTGGTTTCCGCGGGCCAAGCACCTGTACACGCGCAAAATCTACCGCGAAATCGCCCATACCCCCCTCGCATACCTCGCCCGCGTGCTCGACGAGGCACACTTCGCCGTGCGCGAGGAGTGGCTCCTGGCCTGGGAACGGGAGGTCAACGGGAAGGAACGGGGAAGGCGGAGGAGAAGGAGCCGTAATCGAAATCTCGACGAAGAAGAAAGGAGCGAAGGACGTGGCACCTAA
- a CDS encoding 2'-5' RNA ligase: MTLSESSRSKPESERMFVAVPVPAPVRLHLAARTDHLLRTFPFQTAVHPQDYHITLLFLGDIPTGKLAELRTELREAVRPLSSFRLSLGPLGTFGPEAHPSVLYVRIAGEAEKLADLAHRVRAAAARVGFSGDTKPFVAHLTLARRYRGAKPYSPARAAKIWDAADDGAVASFAVDEVILFASHLRRRPMYEPRAAFPLEGKVAPETDSHP, from the coding sequence GTGACTCTTTCGGAAAGCTCCCGTTCAAAGCCCGAAAGCGAGCGCATGTTCGTCGCCGTACCCGTCCCGGCGCCCGTGCGCTTGCACCTTGCCGCCCGAACGGACCACCTCCTCCGAACCTTCCCCTTCCAGACGGCCGTTCATCCTCAAGATTACCACATTACGCTCCTCTTCCTGGGGGACATCCCGACCGGGAAACTTGCCGAACTCCGAACGGAACTCCGCGAGGCCGTACGTCCCCTCTCTTCCTTCCGCCTCTCCCTCGGACCGCTCGGTACCTTTGGACCGGAGGCGCATCCCTCCGTCCTCTACGTACGGATTGCGGGAGAAGCGGAAAAACTCGCCGACCTCGCCCACCGCGTGCGTGCGGCCGCAGCGCGCGTTGGCTTCTCGGGGGACACGAAGCCCTTTGTCGCCCACCTCACCCTTGCCCGCCGCTACCGCGGTGCGAAACCCTACTCCCCCGCGCGTGCCGCGAAGATCTGGGACGCGGCGGACGACGGTGCGGTCGCGAGCTTTGCCGTGGACGAGGTGATCCTCTTCGCCTCGCACCTTAGGCGCCGCCCGATGTACGAACCGCGAGCTGCATTTCCCCTCGAAGGCAAGGTCGCGCCCGAAACGGACTCTCACCCGTAA
- a CDS encoding Multidrug-efflux transporter: MPAVGLIGFVLFLAFSGFGMVIPVLPSLVEEAGAAPYHLGYLLGIYSLVSFLMAPVWGALSDRWGRNRVIFIGLLGFGLSFWLFGMFVHDLVWMYVSRILGGLFSGAAIASSMAYLADATEDTARTRAMGIAGMSIGLGFVLGPAIGGILGQSQASLPFYAAAVLSWFAALLVFARLPVVAPRQGGHMATGLDAAFRLLRGRTGYLLVLTFLVTFSLAGLESTVAFYAMRTFGATRYELGILFTFVGLVTAFTQGALVSRVREGQEARAIALGLLVSALGFYLIVFTRNLFSAILFVSIFALGNSLVRPIVLSLLTRVTRVAQGATSGANTAMDSLGRVLGPVVGGYLYTWEPRAPFFAGVLYSLAGLAVLYLFVRRSASEEGTPASPRS, encoded by the coding sequence GTGCCGGCCGTAGGTTTGATCGGGTTCGTCCTCTTTCTCGCCTTTTCCGGTTTCGGGATGGTAATTCCCGTGTTGCCCTCGCTCGTCGAGGAGGCCGGTGCTGCCCCGTACCACCTCGGGTACCTCCTCGGGATTTACTCCCTCGTTTCCTTTCTCATGGCGCCGGTATGGGGGGCCCTCTCCGACCGCTGGGGCCGAAACCGCGTGATCTTCATCGGCCTTTTGGGTTTTGGTCTCAGCTTTTGGCTTTTCGGGATGTTCGTCCACGACCTCGTCTGGATGTACGTTTCTCGCATCCTGGGCGGCCTCTTCTCGGGAGCGGCGATCGCCTCGAGCATGGCCTACCTCGCCGATGCCACGGAAGACACCGCGCGCACGCGGGCTATGGGGATTGCCGGGATGTCCATCGGGCTCGGGTTCGTGCTCGGTCCCGCGATCGGGGGGATTCTCGGCCAGAGCCAGGCTTCGCTTCCGTTTTACGCCGCAGCGGTGCTTTCCTGGTTTGCGGCACTCCTCGTCTTTGCGCGGCTTCCCGTCGTCGCCCCCCGACAGGGCGGGCACATGGCTACGGGCCTGGACGCGGCCTTCCGCCTCTTGCGCGGCCGAACGGGGTACCTCCTTGTCCTCACGTTCCTCGTCACCTTTTCCCTCGCCGGACTCGAGAGCACCGTCGCCTTTTATGCGATGCGCACTTTTGGGGCGACGCGTTACGAGTTGGGCATCCTCTTTACCTTTGTCGGGCTCGTGACAGCCTTTACCCAGGGCGCCCTCGTCTCCAGGGTCCGGGAAGGTCAAGAAGCGCGGGCGATCGCCCTGGGACTGCTCGTGAGCGCTCTTGGGTTTTACCTGATCGTGTTTACGAGGAACCTCTTTTCCGCGATCCTCTTCGTCTCTATCTTTGCGCTGGGCAATTCGCTCGTTCGCCCGATCGTCCTCTCCCTCCTCACGCGAGTCACGCGCGTAGCGCAGGGAGCGACAAGCGGTGCCAATACGGCGATGGATAGTCTCGGCCGCGTCCTCGGCCCGGTAGTCGGAGGCTACTTGTACACGTGGGAGCCGCGGGCGCCGTTTTTCGCCGGCGTTCTGTACTCGCTCGCGGGACTCGCCGTACTGTACCTATTCGTGCGGCGTAGCGCCTCGGAAGAAGGGACGCCGGCTTCACCACGTTCCTGA
- a CDS encoding Nicotinate phosphoribosyltransferase yields MTHMPPKTPDERKPADVRPQGEVPDARVAFWGDRGLSPLVTDYYQLTMMYAHFRRGTAAKRAVFDVFFRRTPCGNGYAIFAGLAQVLEFLARLRFTREDLEELRRLGFTDEDFLRALAEFRFRGDVWAVPEGTVVFPYEPLLRVEATLFEAHLIETPLLAIVNHQTLIATKAARVVTAADGDPVLEFGLRRAHGPEAGVWGARAAYIGGVHSTSNVYAGTRFGIPVTGTHSHAFVQSFPSEREAFFAFLDAFPERAILLVDTYDTLRQGLPTAVEVLREHRERLGRSPEVYGVRLDSGDLAYLSKVARRMLDRAGLRDALVLASGDLSETIIRDLKLQKARIDAWGVGTDLITSADCPALGGVFKLSAVASDGGELEPVIKVSDNPEKITNPGRKQVWRFYHKRRGEAMADVIALDEEPVPTGPYEIFHPVYTHKRKILVDYEVRPLLEPVFRKGEVLAPSPSASEARRNAREELARFSPEVRRLLNPHEYIVDLSLPLWTLKQNLLRQVSRPARPFAAEPYDQNGNGDSGSPPS; encoded by the coding sequence GTGACGCACATGCCGCCGAAGACACCCGATGAACGAAAACCCGCGGACGTTCGGCCGCAGGGGGAGGTACCCGATGCCCGGGTCGCCTTTTGGGGCGACAGAGGTCTCTCCCCTCTTGTCACGGACTACTACCAGCTCACCATGATGTACGCCCACTTCCGCCGGGGAACGGCCGCCAAGCGGGCGGTGTTCGACGTCTTTTTCCGGCGTACGCCGTGCGGGAACGGGTATGCGATCTTCGCGGGGCTCGCCCAGGTGCTCGAGTTTCTCGCCCGACTTCGCTTTACACGGGAAGATCTGGAAGAGCTGCGCAGGCTCGGCTTTACGGACGAAGACTTCCTCCGCGCCCTCGCGGAATTTCGCTTTCGCGGGGACGTGTGGGCGGTACCCGAAGGGACGGTCGTCTTCCCCTACGAGCCGCTTCTTCGCGTCGAGGCGACCCTCTTCGAAGCGCACCTCATCGAGACGCCCCTCTTGGCCATCGTGAACCACCAGACGCTCATCGCGACGAAGGCCGCGCGCGTCGTCACGGCTGCCGACGGCGATCCCGTGCTCGAGTTCGGTCTTCGACGTGCCCACGGACCGGAAGCCGGGGTGTGGGGGGCGCGGGCGGCGTACATCGGCGGCGTGCACTCTACCTCCAACGTCTACGCAGGGACGCGCTTCGGGATCCCGGTGACGGGTACGCATTCCCACGCCTTCGTCCAAAGCTTTCCGTCCGAGCGGGAGGCCTTTTTCGCCTTCCTCGACGCCTTTCCCGAGCGGGCCATCCTCCTCGTGGACACGTACGACACCCTGCGGCAAGGTCTTCCCACGGCGGTTGAGGTGTTGCGGGAACACAGGGAGCGGCTGGGTCGTTCCCCGGAGGTGTACGGCGTGCGCCTGGATTCCGGCGACCTCGCCTACCTGTCCAAGGTGGCGCGGCGCATGCTCGACCGCGCGGGCCTTAGGGATGCCCTCGTCCTCGCTTCGGGAGACCTGAGCGAGACGATCATTCGCGACCTCAAGCTCCAGAAAGCCCGCATCGACGCCTGGGGGGTGGGGACGGACCTCATCACATCGGCGGACTGTCCCGCGCTTGGCGGCGTGTTCAAACTATCCGCCGTAGCCTCCGACGGTGGCGAACTCGAACCCGTGATCAAGGTGAGCGACAATCCGGAAAAGATCACAAATCCGGGGCGCAAGCAGGTGTGGCGTTTCTACCACAAGCGCCGTGGGGAGGCCATGGCCGACGTAATCGCCCTCGACGAAGAACCCGTTCCGACGGGGCCCTACGAGATCTTTCACCCCGTCTACACGCACAAGCGCAAGATCCTGGTGGACTACGAAGTTCGCCCACTTCTCGAGCCCGTTTTCCGGAAGGGGGAAGTCCTCGCTCCGTCTCCGAGCGCTTCCGAGGCGCGGCGCAACGCTCGGGAGGAATTGGCGCGCTTTTCGCCCGAGGTTCGGCGCCTCCTCAACCCCCACGAGTACATCGTCGACCTCTCGCTCCCCCTGTGGACGCTCAAGCAGAACCTCCTTCGCCAGGTCAGCCGTCCTGCCCGGCCGTTTGCCGCCGAGCCGTACGACCAAAACGGCAACGGAGATTCCGGATCCCCTCCTTCGTAG
- a CDS encoding hypothetical protein (Similar to tRNA pseudouridine synthase C, group TruC1) — translation MDRSHSSPFGSDPHDPKDANGRETANWEAAGYRIPILYEDNHVLVVVKPPGLLSQGDDTGRPNLLDILKERRKVRERKPGRAYLALLHRLDRQVGGVLAFAKTSKAAARLFAAIRQRRWEKGYLAVVVGLPQPEKGTLRHALRKIPGKPRVRLVDPEDPAGKEAVLTYETLKYADGLSLLHVRLVTGRPHQIRVQLATLGTPIWGDHVYGRRTDRKREKAPDEIPIGLWAAYLSFAHPTTGEPLEFVALPPREAPWTHFPRLRDVVESFVRHP, via the coding sequence ATGGACCGCTCCCATTCCTCGCCTTTTGGCTCCGACCCACACGATCCAAAAGATGCAAACGGCCGCGAGACCGCGAACTGGGAAGCGGCGGGCTACCGGATTCCCATCCTCTACGAAGACAACCACGTGCTCGTGGTCGTAAAACCCCCGGGTCTTTTGAGCCAAGGCGACGACACGGGACGCCCCAACCTCCTGGACATCCTTAAGGAACGGCGCAAGGTGCGGGAACGGAAGCCGGGGCGGGCGTACCTCGCCCTCCTCCACCGCCTTGACCGGCAGGTGGGAGGCGTACTCGCCTTTGCCAAAACGAGCAAGGCGGCGGCACGCCTCTTTGCCGCCATCCGGCAGCGGCGCTGGGAGAAGGGGTATCTCGCCGTCGTCGTCGGGCTTCCCCAACCGGAAAAGGGGACGTTGCGCCACGCCCTACGAAAGATCCCTGGAAAGCCGCGCGTCCGCCTGGTCGATCCGGAAGATCCCGCAGGAAAAGAGGCCGTGCTCACCTACGAGACGCTCAAGTACGCCGACGGCCTTTCCCTCCTTCACGTGCGCCTCGTCACCGGACGCCCTCACCAAATCCGGGTGCAACTTGCCACACTGGGGACGCCCATCTGGGGGGATCACGTCTACGGACGGAGAACGGATCGCAAACGGGAAAAGGCGCCCGACGAAATCCCCATCGGTCTGTGGGCGGCCTACCTCTCCTTTGCCCATCCGACGACGGGCGAACCCCTCGAGTTCGTCGCCTTGCCTCCGCGGGAAGCTCCGTGGACGCACTTCCCCCGCCTGCGGGACGTGGTCGAATCCTTCGTCCGCCACCCGTGA
- a CDS encoding thiamine pyrophosphokinase yields the protein MRVVFVVAGGVKEEGDFRSLLRAEGEETEGVVFIGADEGALWLVEHGFRPELAVGDFDTVGDEGIRRLLAAGVSVRTFAREKDATDTDLAVEAAREFRPDVLVVYGGIGTRFDHTLANVHILYRLVRSGCRAYLADPHNRIRLLGPGIHALRSTFPFVSLLPWSEEVRGITLQGFRFPLENASLAWGTSRGISNELLALEGEIRIREGYLLVVESRDTA from the coding sequence ATGCGGGTGGTATTCGTCGTCGCCGGCGGAGTCAAGGAGGAAGGGGATTTTCGTTCGCTCCTTCGGGCGGAAGGCGAAGAGACGGAGGGTGTGGTCTTCATCGGCGCCGACGAAGGGGCACTGTGGCTTGTCGAGCACGGCTTTCGGCCGGAGCTAGCCGTAGGAGATTTCGATACGGTCGGCGACGAGGGGATTCGCCGTCTGCTCGCCGCGGGAGTTTCCGTCCGGACCTTTGCCCGCGAGAAGGATGCGACCGATACCGACCTCGCCGTAGAAGCCGCCCGAGAGTTCCGTCCGGACGTCCTCGTCGTGTACGGCGGGATCGGCACCCGCTTCGACCACACGCTTGCCAACGTCCACATTCTGTACCGCCTCGTTCGTTCCGGATGTCGGGCGTACCTCGCCGACCCGCACAACCGCATTCGCCTCCTGGGTCCGGGGATTCACGCGCTTCGGTCGACCTTTCCCTTCGTGTCCCTCCTCCCGTGGAGCGAGGAAGTTCGAGGGATCACCTTGCAGGGATTCCGCTTTCCTCTGGAGAACGCTTCCCTCGCCTGGGGGACGAGCCGCGGGATTTCCAACGAACTCCTCGCCCTGGAAGGTGAAATCCGAATCCGCGAGGGATACCTGCTCGTCGTAGAAAGTCGGGACACCGCGTAG
- a CDS encoding Cell division protein YlmG/Ycf19 (putative), YggT family: MIREYILLFTSWAIDLYFYAMILYILSSWIPPLYNTRFVRFLAEISEPYLGFFRRIIPPIGILDISPILALFVYKFLAMLLLRGLYTVLYAW; the protein is encoded by the coding sequence ATGATCCGCGAGTACATCTTGCTCTTCACGAGTTGGGCGATAGACCTGTACTTTTACGCGATGATCCTCTACATCCTCTCTTCGTGGATCCCGCCTTTGTACAACACGCGCTTCGTGCGCTTCCTCGCGGAGATCAGCGAACCGTACCTGGGATTTTTCCGCCGGATCATTCCCCCGATCGGGATCCTCGACATTTCGCCGATTCTCGCCCTTTTCGTCTATAAGTTCCTCGCGATGCTCCTCCTGCGCGGCCTGTACACCGTATTGTACGCCTGGTAG
- a CDS encoding Spore coat F-containing protein, with protein MSPQTLQPPGAQAIPETTAMSDYDLARDALAMEKYIVSGLNIAAGEATSEQLHNDLVHMLSETHGANRKLFEYLFAKGWYPVEAEDQPKLDQIYQMFAQAKGKQMPH; from the coding sequence ATGAGCCCCCAGACGCTACAACCGCCAGGAGCACAGGCGATTCCGGAAACGACGGCGATGAGCGATTACGACCTCGCCCGCGACGCACTCGCCATGGAAAAGTACATCGTGAGCGGTCTCAACATCGCCGCGGGTGAGGCCACCTCCGAGCAGCTCCACAACGACCTCGTGCACATGCTCTCGGAGACCCACGGGGCAAACCGCAAACTTTTCGAGTACCTCTTCGCCAAGGGCTGGTACCCGGTAGAAGCCGAAGACCAGCCGAAGCTGGATCAGATCTACCAGATGTTTGCCCAGGCCAAAGGAAAACAAATGCCCCACTGA
- a CDS encoding Transporter encodes MFWAYERSGKFRRGVYFLGGRAESFVLGAGEGFLDWTVDKNVVPPKSAVFVSYRGVSLRVDPMSQDFGIFLTTPADGQAAVELFVDHAAGDKLLYLRVSRWERILRERLYPVSFRYTPPRPDWLTEALGASPAYGDEAMRTEERFLASLIRDFRLRNGLSSLAWDDAVAEAAKRHSADMETNGFFSHVSPTNGTLAERLARAGVSYSVAGENISRGFDDALEMHVAFLNSPAHRQNVVFPEYTHLGTGMAGTYMTVDFVGR; translated from the coding sequence GTGTTTTGGGCGTACGAGCGGTCGGGGAAGTTCCGACGCGGTGTCTACTTCCTAGGCGGCCGGGCGGAATCCTTCGTCCTCGGTGCGGGAGAAGGATTTCTCGACTGGACGGTGGACAAAAACGTCGTGCCGCCCAAGAGCGCCGTTTTCGTTTCGTATCGGGGAGTTTCCCTGCGCGTGGACCCTATGTCTCAGGATTTCGGCATTTTCCTTACGACCCCGGCCGACGGCCAAGCGGCTGTAGAGCTCTTTGTCGACCACGCCGCAGGCGACAAGCTTCTCTACCTTCGGGTGAGTCGGTGGGAGCGGATCTTGCGCGAGCGGCTCTATCCCGTATCCTTTCGATACACGCCGCCGCGGCCGGACTGGCTTACGGAAGCGCTCGGCGCTTCCCCCGCCTATGGAGATGAGGCCATGCGTACGGAAGAGCGTTTTCTCGCCAGCCTCATCCGCGATTTTCGTCTGAGGAACGGCCTTTCTTCGCTCGCATGGGACGACGCGGTTGCAGAGGCGGCCAAAAGACACAGCGCCGACATGGAGACGAACGGTTTCTTTAGCCACGTTTCCCCGACGAACGGAACGCTGGCCGAACGCCTTGCCCGTGCAGGGGTTTCCTACTCGGTAGCGGGTGAAAACATCTCGCGGGGCTTCGACGACGCCCTCGAGATGCACGTCGCCTTTCTGAATTCCCCCGCGCATCGGCAGAACGTCGTCTTCCCAGAATACACGCACTTGGGAACGGGAATGGCAGGGACGTACATGACCGTGGATTTCGTAGGGCGGTGA
- a CDS encoding Thymidine kinase has protein sequence MLQTADRQGPWLTVVSGPMFAGKSEFLIALYRNLTEGRGRESEYIGVYKHALDKRYGEGEIVSHAGKRLPATPVGSAEELYTRIRSRGERVVLVDEGQFFLDADSDGRYVLVRVVSHLLGRGVWVVVAGLDKDFRGFPFGPMADLLALADERISLFARCAVCGAPATLTQRLVDGKPARVDDPLLLVGAEEAYEPRCRRCHRVEGDPQDARTTLFGFRAPDVSNPLTSG, from the coding sequence ATGCTCCAAACAGCCGATCGGCAAGGGCCGTGGCTTACCGTCGTAAGCGGGCCCATGTTTGCCGGGAAGAGCGAGTTTCTCATCGCCCTCTACCGCAACTTGACGGAAGGCCGCGGGCGGGAGTCGGAATACATCGGTGTGTACAAGCACGCTCTGGACAAGCGGTACGGCGAAGGGGAGATCGTGAGTCACGCCGGGAAGCGGCTCCCCGCTACTCCCGTGGGATCCGCCGAGGAACTCTATACGAGGATTCGGTCGCGCGGCGAGCGCGTCGTCCTCGTGGACGAGGGACAGTTCTTTCTCGATGCGGATTCAGACGGACGCTATGTCCTGGTCCGGGTGGTTTCGCACCTTCTCGGCCGCGGGGTATGGGTTGTGGTGGCCGGTTTGGATAAGGACTTTCGCGGGTTTCCCTTTGGGCCCATGGCCGACTTGCTCGCTCTCGCCGACGAACGGATCAGCCTGTTCGCCCGTTGTGCGGTATGCGGCGCTCCGGCAACGCTTACCCAGCGTCTCGTAGACGGGAAGCCCGCCCGGGTGGACGACCCTCTCCTGCTCGTCGGAGCGGAGGAAGCGTACGAACCCCGTTGTCGCCGGTGCCATCGCGTTGAGGGGGATCCGCAGGACGCAAGAACCACCCTGTTCGGCTTTAGGGCTCCCGATGTGAGCAATCCTTTGACATCAGGTTGA
- a CDS encoding S-adenosylmethionine decarboxylase proenzyme, whose translation MAMVYSTSGRHIAVDLWGVDFDLLKDAKWLEGHAVEAVERTGATVLGVQSQQFEPHGATVLVLLSESHLSIHTYPEHGFAAVDVYTCGEHVVPEEAIRYLIEILKPEKVYGKKLVRGEGDMRVEDVSTARGELQIR comes from the coding sequence ATGGCGATGGTCTACAGCACGTCGGGCCGGCACATCGCCGTCGACCTCTGGGGTGTGGACTTCGACCTGCTGAAAGATGCAAAGTGGCTGGAAGGCCACGCGGTCGAAGCCGTCGAGCGCACGGGCGCTACGGTGCTCGGCGTACAGTCCCAACAGTTCGAGCCCCACGGGGCTACCGTCCTCGTACTGCTTTCGGAGAGCCATCTTTCCATCCACACGTACCCCGAGCACGGATTCGCTGCGGTGGACGTGTACACCTGCGGTGAGCACGTGGTTCCGGAAGAGGCGATCCGCTACCTCATCGAAATCCTCAAACCGGAGAAGGTGTACGGCAAGAAACTCGTCCGGGGAGAGGGCGACATGCGGGTAGAGGACGTCTCCACCGCCCGAGGCGAACTTCAAATCCGCTGA